A genomic window from Glycine soja cultivar W05 chromosome 10, ASM419377v2, whole genome shotgun sequence includes:
- the LOC114371099 gene encoding uncharacterized protein LOC114371099 isoform X2, with translation MASLQFRYVLSLLSPSLIPLPPRFSRTFPPRFPGKLRAFSLARRRRVLSIRCCSSKTGSQLQRVPVPEDDDRHPFDINLAVILAGFAFEAYTTPPENMGRHEVDAGGCKTVYLSEEFVREIYDGQLFIKLKKGFNFPAMDPWGTSDPYVVIQMDSQTAKSSIKWGTKEPTWNEEFIFNIKQPPSQTLQIAAWDANLVTPHKRMGNAGVDLKWLCDGDVHEILIELEGMGGGGKVQLEVKYKSYDEIDEEKRWWKIPFVLDFLKIKGFDSAFRNVIGSDTVQAGQFVEYAFGQLKSFNNSYLLKGQQSDINNDKYDPEGTRELNESVSIFNMPSEEAGSSEASSEDFIEQRNSNEFHKQDNDTENGHASESLSKVSEEGLSNQIFWRNFANVINSSIAQKLGLSVPEKFKWDGLEFLNKIGSQSQNIAESIYVQSGLAIPGGTDDTNDKISGQPAIAAFQSSVPEVKKATQKLMRQTESILGGLMLLTATVSKIKDEGRSSEERIIKENSTKAGSNDIQYSTSPKFPSSQNGLVLDDKKTEEMKELFSTAESAMEAWAMLATSLGQPSFIKSEFEKICFLDNASTDTQVAIWRDSARRRLVVAFRGTEQTQWKDLRTDLMLVPAGLNPERIGGDFKQEIQVHSGFLSAYDSVRTRIISLIRLAIGYVDDHSESLHKWHVYVTGHSLGGALATLLALELSSNQLAKRGAISITMYNFGSPRVGNKRFAEVYNERVKDSWRVVNHRDIIPTVPRLMGYCHVERPVFLAAGVLRHALENKDILGDGYEGDVLGESTPDVIVSEFGVEVLVIRIFILANMGSDQVPPFKKGSIMSKSRI, from the exons ATGGCTTCTCTTCAATTCCGTTAcgttctctctcttctttcgcCCTCGCTGATTCCGCTTCCACCAAGATTTTCTCGCACTTTCCCGCCCCGTTTTCCGGGAAAATTGCGCGCTTTCTCTCTTGCGCGGAGGAGGCGAGTTCTCTCAATCCGCTGCTGCTCCTCCAAAACCGGTTCGCAGCTTCAGCGAGTTCCTGTTCCCGAAGACGATGACCGGCATCCGTTTGATATCAACCTCGCGGTGATTCTCGCGGGTTTCGCGTTCGAAGCGTACACTACTCCCCCT GAAAACATGGGCAGGCATGAAGTTGATGCTGGTGGTTGCAAGACAGTTTACCTTTCTGA GGAATTTGTTCGTGAAATTTATGATGGTCAACTCTTCATAAAGTTGAAAAAAGGGTTCAATTTTCCTGCCATGGATCCATGG GGAACAAGTGACCCATATGTGGTCATACAAATGGATTCTCAGACTGCTAAAAGCAGTATCAAATGGGG GACAAAGGAGCCAACATGGAATGAGgagttcatttttaatattaagcaGCCTCCAAGCCAAACTTTACAG ATTGCAGCTTGGGATGCAAACCTTGTAACTCCTCACAAACGCATGGGGAATGCAGGTGTTGATCTGAAGTGGCTTTGTGATG GAGATGTGCATGAAATACTGATCGAGTTGGAAGGAATGGGTGGTGGCGGAAAGGTTCAGCTGGAG GTAAAATATAAAAGCTATGATGAAATTGATGAAGAGAAAAGGTGGTGGAAGATACCTTTTGTTTTAGACTTTCTAAAGATAAAGGGTTTTGATTCTGCATTCAGAAATGTTATTGGTTCTGATACAGTACAGGCTGGCCAATTTGTGGAATATGCGTTTGGGCAGTTAAAGTCTTTTAACAATTCATATCTTCTGAAGGGCCAGCAGTCtgatattaataatgataagtATGACCCTGAAGGTACACGGGAGCTGAACGAATCTGTTTCTATATTCAATATGCCTTCTGAGGAAGCTGGTAGTTCAGAAGCCTCCAGTGAAGATTTCATTGAACAGAGGAACTCAAATGAATTTCACAAACAGGACAATGATACTGAAAATGGACATGCTTCTGAATCATTGTCAAAAGTTAGTGAGGAAGGGCtgtcaaatcaaattttttggAGGAATTTTGCTAATGTTATTAATTCTAGTATTGCTCAAAAGCTAGGTCTCTCTGTTCCTGAAAAGTTCAAGTGGGATGGATTggagtttttaaacaaaattggtTCACAATCGCAAAATATTGCAGAAAGCATTTATGTTCAATCTGGTCTTGCAATTCCTGGAGGCACAGAtgatacaaatgataaaataagcGGCCAACCTGCCATTGCTGCATTTCAGTCTTCAGTTCCAGAGGTCAAAAAAGCAACACAGAAATTGATGAGGCAGACTGAGTCAATTTTAGGAGGTTTAATGCTTTTGACTGCAACAGTTTCCAAAATAAAAGACGAAGGGCGTTCTTCAGAAGAGAGGATAATCAAAGAAAATTCTACCAAAGCAGGAAGCAATGATATACAATATTCTACAAGTCCAAAGTTTCCTAGCTCACAGAATGGATTAGTGTTGGATGATAAAAAAACTGAAGAGATGAAAGAGCTTTTTTCTACTGCTGAAAGTGCCATGGAGGCTTGGGCAATGCTGGCCACTTCACTGGGCCAACCTAGTTTCATTAAGtctgaatttgaaaaaatatgtttcttaGATAATGCATCCACAGACACACAG GTTGCAATTTGGCGTGATTCCGCGAGAAGAAGGTTAGTGGTTGCTTTTAGGGGAACAGAACAG ACTCAATGGAAGGACTTAAGAACTGATCTAATGCTTGTGCCAGCCGG GCTAAATCCTGAAAGGATAGGCGGAGATTTCAAGCAAGAGATTCAA GTTCACAGTGGTTTTCTAAGTGCGTATGATTCAGTAAGGACTAGGATCATTTCTCTAATTCGACTTGCAATTGGTTATGT AGATGATCATTCTGAGTCGCTCCACAAATGGCATGTTTATGTGACTGGTCATAGTTTGGGTGGTGCACTGGCAACCTTGCTTGCTCTTGAACTTTCATCTAATCAATTAGCTAA GCGGGGAGCAATTTCTATTACTATGTATAACTTCGGTTCTCCTAGGGTTGGTAACAAAAGATTTGCAGAAGTTTACAATGAG AGAGTTAAAGATAGCTGGCGAGTTGTGAATCACAGAGATATTATACCCACAGTTCCCCGATTAATGGGTTATTGTCATGTTGAGCGACCTGTATTTCTTGCTGCAGGGGTTTTAAGACATGCCCTA